The nucleotide sequence agtgtcctatgccaccattcataagcttattatactcatgtatctataatgttcaataCTTCTACTAATTGCTGcttgtttacagtactctttctttttaaactgctgctagtgtacagtgttagtGTACAGtaaattgttgctttattttattatatttgtttttgtctggctatactTTTGCTTATATATTATTCTTAAcactcactatgtagttgtatgatgccatgtcacaagaatttcattgtgcaggatgatgctgtgttgttcggtacatttgacaaataaaccttgaaactttaaCTAACATCTGTGCCACTTTGTCATTGTAGGAACATGAAGTGGACAAGCTTTACAAAGTGGAACACAAATCCATAGTCAGCACCTCAGATCAGTAAGCAGCCGATCCAGTTTTTGGTCTTATACATCTGATTCAGTTTTCTTTTCtaggaaaaacaataaaactgcaATTACAGCGTGTCTTCTCCTACAGGCTTTGCTTCCTGATCCGTCCAAGAATACAAACTGTCAAGTGGATATGTGGTAAGTAAAATCATAGCACCCTTATATGATATACCTTTATATAATTTATGTTGTATTCCATTAAAGTGTAATTGTGGTGACACCAGTGTAGTGAAAGATGAAGTTGGTGTTCCCCTCCTGAGATTTTGTGCGGACAGATGCCTACGATTGGTTAGACAATTAACTACATTGCTGCTATACTCAAAAAATAAATTTGGTTTCCTGTCTATTTCCAGATGTGGTCAATGCAGACAAGGCAGTTGGAAAATTCAGAAGATATAAGGTCATATTTTGCCCTCAGAAGGTGGgttattatttatgttatttacTTTCTGTAGACCCAGTTCAAAATTCTACTCTATTTCTTATTCTTCTCTTCCTttccttgtctccctctccagTTTTATGCATGTGAGACCCTTTTGGAGGAGCAGGGAATCATTGGTGGTAGGTGGCTTTCAAATTGCGTATtcatatttcagtatttcaaaAAGGCTCTGGTGTTATAATGTTAaccaacacttttttttctccactctCGTATAAAGATGTGACCACTGACGAGTGGTCATTCTACCTCTTGCCACTTGACGATGACATCATCAGCTTAGAGCTTCCAGAATTCTTTAGAGACAACTTCCTGGTAATGATAAACTAATTAAGTACAGTGCTGATGGTAGCTGTAGTTTCAATGGCAATTGATATGTTGAGGAACTGTATAACATACTATAACATGGTAACCGAATGGATTAAGAACGCTCTGAAACAAGATTGAAATGACGAGGAAAACATAACCGCCAGGGGTCTAACCCTAAAGCTAACATTCATGACCTGTGTTTCCGCAGGAGGGGGACCAGCGCTGGGTGAGAACAGCAGGAAGTGCGTTGCATCTGCTCCACTCCCTCTACGGGCCTTTCTCTAAGGTGTACGGGATTGGACGATGCTCCAAGGTGAAACGTGCacaaaacaccaacacattgaaTATACAGTTCCACAGTATAGCATGTCAACATTCAGCTTCTTTACATAATGGAATATAATCTGGGTTTCTGGTTCTAGACCAGGACTCTCTGTTCCTGTAGACCTCCCACCTGCTAGATTTTATTATTAGATTTTATAACCTTAATCAAGTTAAGTACAGCTGGGGTTAAAGCAGACGCCTATAGTGTTTTGTCTCTTTTGTTTCGATTGGCCTGTATTGTTGTTGAATGCAAACCCATCAAGACAGCAGCATCAGTACCGATTAAGGTTAGATCAATACAGTGTTTGTTAAGAGCGTGTCATGTCTCTTGTCTGGTTCAGATGGCTTATGAATCTTGGAGAGAGCAAGTGAAAGAGGGTGAACAGAGAGTTCGTCAAGCAGATATTGGAAATGTGTTTCTCATTGACAGAGGTAGATTATCCTTGAATTGAACAATTCAGTTTTACCACCTGTTTTATTCGTTGTATCACTCTAGTTGTGCCTTTTGTTGGATTTGTGGCTTTCGTTTTTggacatttaaaatatgttatttggATAATGCTCGTATCATGAGTTGTCATGGACTGAAGTATGAGTATGAGTGGACAATAAGGTGTAGTGGTCAGTTAACTGTTAAGTTCATTCTAAGGCCTCCTCTCATTCTTTGCAGATGTAGACCTCGTGACACCTCTGTGCTCCCAAGTTGTCTATGAAGGACTTGTGGATGATATCTTTAGGATTAAATGTGGTAAGCAAAAGTTTAACATGGTCTTTATCTTTTCAATATTATGTCCAAATTTTTTCGACTTCACATGAATAGAATTCATAGAACAAGCTTGAAACCTCTGCTCCTGGAAATTGACCCCATAAAGAGGTCAGTGGAATGGGAATGCTCGGGCGAAGACCTCCTCACTGCATATGACAGCCTGGTGAACTCGTGTACGCTCACAATAGATGGGAAGGTAGATTTTAACGAGGTCACTGGAATGCAGAGAGGACACTTTGTCGGCGCACTGTCAAACGTTGGATCTTACATAGTGTCCCCCATCCAGCCGAAGAGCTACATAGCCTACACCGTAGCCTGTCGCAGTAACGAAAGTGGCTATTGTTTTCTTTAACAGGCCTTAGCTATATTGTACATGTATTTTGCCTAGAGCTGTGACTCCACTGAGAATAGTCATAGGTCAACGTTCCAAATCTTTTTACTCAGTAAATGACCAGGGCTGACGGGGTAGCAGTGGTTAACCAGTGACTGAAAGATTGAATCCTCAACCCCTGATGTTGTTCTGTTGCTGAGCAAGGCAGTTGacccctaattgctcccaggtcatttctgaaaatgaaagaaataaacattatgaCCCAtcgtttattacattttttttaaaggatgtGTGGAATTTGGTCCGGATGTCACCTCGTCGGACAAGAGTATGAAAGTGATGCTAAACTCTCAAGACAAGGTTGGCTTTTTAGAAGAATAACACTGATTCATTGATTTCATGTCACATGTCTAAAGACATCAGTCTTACTTGAAAGTGTCATTTGTTTCTCAGGTTTTCAACGAGATCAGGAACGAGCATTTCTCTCAAGTGTTTGGCTTCCTAAGTCAAAAGGCTCGAAATCTCCAGACTGCTTATGATGTAAGTGTTTCATATGTACACTTCTCTGTTCcatatgtttgtgtaacttttctgtaAGGTACTGCGAGCTGAACAGGGAAACGTTGGTTGAGACTGACATTATTTGGAAATATAAATACTATGACTGCACAAGGACGTTTAAAAGCAGCTTAATTGTGTTGGATTGTTCTGGGCATACACCAACATCCGAATGGTGTGGGCATATTGCGGTCTTCAACATGCTAGTAGATCGCCATTTAACCCAATCATCATTACCTACATCACTGATTGGAGTATGACATTATACTCTATGACATTCTTTAAACAGTTTGTATGGGAGTTtgatttgcccccccccccatgtatGTTTTGGCTACAAGTACAAGTTGGATAAGTCAACCACAATTAAGTTTGAATTAAATGAATGTGAGTTAATTAAACTGAGTTAATGTTTAGAGGTGACCTGTGTCTCTTTTGTCTTTGCAGAAGCGTAGTGGGATGGACATAAAACAGATGAAGACGTTTGTGTCAGAGGAGCTGAAAGGGTTGAAGAAGGAACACCGGCTCCTCAGTCTGCGTGAGTTGTCTCAACATTCCCAAATTAGATTATGTTGAGGTAAATATTTGTGTTCTCACTTGATGAATGAGAAATATCATAATGGATAACAACCATCGCCTCgtaaaaataattgtttctaTTTAGACATTGGTGCCAGTGAGTCAATGAtgaagaagaaaacaaaacaggatTTCCAAGAGATGTTGAAGACAGAGCACTGTAAGATTACATAGGCTATACTGTACTATGAGGTATAATGTTTTTTCTCCCATATTAATCCTATTTCTTACATTGCATAGAAGCTCATACTTATTTCTGCACCTGACAGCCTTACTGGAGGGTTTTGAAATTCGTGAATGCATTTCCTTCATAGAGGAGCACATCAATAGACAGGTGATACTGTTTTCTGGTTTTACACAGTGATTGTTATATGCATGCCAGTAACCATGGTGCCATTGTTCTAGTAGCATCTTGATTGCAGGTTGTATGAAGGAGTCAACATGTCACATAAATGTTCTCTTCAACCACATTAAATTGCGAACCTTGATGCAAGTGACCACACACAAGGAAGCCTTGTCTGACAGTTCTGTGCTTGAATAATGCTGTTATTTTGATACAATTCACTTTCTGTAGGCTTCTATGGTGGAGAGTATGAGGCTCCTTTGTCTACTGTCTCTCACGGAAAATGGTGGGTTTTCAAAGATGTTTTTTAGCTAAACAAAGAATTATGTTGGATCttgtaatttaattttgtttgttcttttaatttagctgtttcttttttccctTAGGCCTCCTTCCCAAAGATTATCGGTCATTGAAAGCTCAGTATCTACAGGTTGGT is from Esox lucius isolate fEsoLuc1 chromosome 2, fEsoLuc1.pri, whole genome shotgun sequence and encodes:
- the vps33b gene encoding vacuolar protein sorting-associated protein 33B isoform X1; the protein is MAHSVRRDAPELPDFSLLKRLARDQLIYLLEQLPGKKDLFIEADLMSPLDRIANVTTLKEHEVDKLYKVEHKSIVSTSDQLCFLIRPRIQTVKWICDVVNADKAVGKFRRYKVIFCPQKFYACETLLEEQGIIGDVTTDEWSFYLLPLDDDIISLELPEFFRDNFLEGDQRWVRTAGSALHLLHSLYGPFSKVYGIGRCSKMAYESWREQVKEGEQRVRQADIGNVFLIDRDVDLVTPLCSQVVYEGLVDDIFRIKCGCVEFGPDVTSSDKSMKVMLNSQDKVFNEIRNEHFSQVFGFLSQKARNLQTAYDKRSGMDIKQMKTFVSEELKGLKKEHRLLSLHIGASESMMKKKTKQDFQEMLKTEHSLLEGFEIRECISFIEEHINRQASMVESMRLLCLLSLTENGLLPKDYRSLKAQYLQSYGVDHLLTFSNLKQLGLLVEQQPGETLTVMESRVGKLVNDKTAGKLTDAFSSLAKKSNFRALSRRLNLVPKSDEEYDLRVPRDMAYIFSGAYIPLSCKLIEQVLERDGWTGLEEVTRMINGHEFAVTAGSNGSDPRGRSDAQRIILVMFLGGCTYSEISALRFLGKEKGYKFVVVTTAITNSARVLESMLDNHA
- the vps33b gene encoding vacuolar protein sorting-associated protein 33B isoform X2; amino-acid sequence: MAHSVRRDAPELPDFSLLKRLARDQLIYLLEQLPGKKDLFIEADLMSPLDRIANVTTLKEHEVDKLYKVEHKSIVSTSDQLCFLIRPRIQTVKWICDVVNADKAVGKFRRYKVIFCPQKFYACETLLEEQGIIGDVTTDEWSFYLLPLDDDIISLELPEFFRDNFLEGDQRWVRTAGSALHLLHSLYGPFSKVYGIGRCSKMAYESWREQVKEGEQRVRQADIGNVFLIDRDVDLVTPLCSQVVYEGLVDDIFRIKCGCVEFGPDVTSSDKSMKVMLNSQDKVFNEIRNEHFSQVFGFLSQKARNLQTAYDKRSGMDIKQMKTFVSEELKGLKKEHRLLSLHIGASESMMKKKTKQDFQEMLKTEHSLLEGFEIRECISFIEEHINRQASMVESMRLLCLLSLTENGLLPKDYRSLKAQYLQSYGVDHLLTFSNLKQLGLLVEQQPGETLTVMESRVGKLVNDKTAGKLTDAFSSLAKKSNFRALSRRLNLVPKSDEEYDLRVPRDMAYIFSGAYIPLSCKLIEQVLERDGWTGLEEVTRMINGHEFAVTGSNGSDPRGRSDAQRIILVMFLGGCTYSEISALRFLGKEKGYKFVVVTTAITNSARVLESMLDNHA